A part of Scleropages formosus chromosome 3, fSclFor1.1, whole genome shotgun sequence genomic DNA contains:
- the nars2 gene encoding asparaginyl-tRNA synthetase: protein MHRHGWVRSVRSQKKALFLDVNDGSSLRSLQVVADPGLAHRRLTFGSAVEISGSLEKSLHEKQNVELQATEVLVVGECDPLNFPFKVKERHGLEYIRQFPHLRCKTNTFSSLLRVRSAATSAIHSFFKENGFVHIHTPIITSNDCEGAGEIFHVEHEGRGNKGDQDEPYFFSVPAFLTVSGQLHLEVMAGAFPCVYTFGPTFRAENSQSRRHLAEFYMVEAEISFIRSLEDLMVVMENLFKATTERILAECPHDIELYHKHVAPGHRDSLLSMLKNKFKVITYTEAINILTHSSQSFAFKVEWGNDLQTEHENYLVKHCGNVPVFVINYPYELKPFYARDNSDQPEHTVAAVDLLVPGIGELFGGSLREEQQEMLRARLARAGMEDAYQWYLELRQFGSVPHGGFGMGFERYLQCVLGVHNIKDVIPFPRFSHSCLL from the exons ATGCATCGTCAC GGTTGGGTCCGTTCCGTTCGCTCTCAGAAGAAAGCTCTCTTTCTTGACGTCAACGACGGCAGCTCCCTGCGGAGTCTTCAAGTGGTGGCTGACCCAGGGCTGGCTCATAG ACGCCTAACGTTTGGAAGCgctgtggaaatttctggaagtctggagaaaagtttaCATGAAAAACAGAACGTGGAGCTCCAGGCCACTGAGGTTCTGGTCGTTGGGGAATGTGACCCTTTG aattttccttTCAAAGTGAAAGAACGACATGGGCTGGAGTACATCAGGCAGTTTCCCCACCTGCGCTGTAAGACCAACACGTTCAGCTCTCTGCTGAGGGTACGAAGTGCGGCCACCTCTGCCATTCACTCGTTTTTTAAG gaGAATGGTTTTGTGCACATCCATACACCAATCATTACCTCAAATGACTGTGAAGGAGCTGGGGAAATCTTTCATGTTGAG CATGAGGGTCGAGGTAACAAAGGGGACCAGGATGAGCCCTATTTCTTCTCAGTTCCAGCTTTCTTGACTGTCTCTGGGCAGCTTCATCTGGAGGTCATGGCAGG GGCCTTTCCCTGCGTGTACACTTTTGGGCCAACGTTTCGGGCAGAAAACTCTCAAAGCAGACGGCACCTGGCAGAGTTTTACATGGTCGAAGCAGAGATTTCCTTTATTCGCTCTCTGGAGGACCTCATGGTG GTCATGGAGAACCTGTTTAAGGCCACGACAGAACGAATCCTTGCTGAATGTCCACATGATATAGAGCTGTACCATAAACATGTTGCACCTGGACACAGG GACAGTCTGCTCTCCATGCTGAAGAATAAATTCAAGGT GATTACATACACCGAAGCTATAAATATACTGACCCATAGCTCCCAGAGCTTTGCTTTCAAAGTGGAG TGGGGCAATGATCTGCAGACAGAGCATGAGAACTATCTGGTGAAGCACTGTGGTAACGTTCCAGTGTTTGTAATCAACTATCCCTATGAGCTGAAGCCTTTCTACGCGAGGGATAACAGTGACCAACCAGAGCACACG GTCGCAGCAGTTGACCTCTTAGTGCCGGGGATCGGGGAACTCTTTGGAGGTTCTCTGAGGGAAGAACAACAGGAGATGTTGAGGGCTCGCTTGGCACG AGCTGGGATGGAGGATGCATACCAATG GTATTTGGAGCTGAGACAGTTTGGCTCAGTTCCTCATGGTGGGTTTGGAATGGGATTTGAGCGCTACCTGCAGTGTGTTCTGGGAGTTCACAATATTAAAGATGTCATTCCTTTTCCTAGATTTTCTCACTCCTGTCTTCTGTAA
- the b4galt4 gene encoding beta-1,4-galactosyltransferase 4: protein MAMGTCPAVCKFSRKGKYFLILLLSFFVLAWIANVASDFVRDAPSALWPLVLEQPEEGESHQPAHSHVLSSATRQCSLPSPLLMGSLPLSFPSSLTLKDVETKNSKVAEGKFEPEECRARQSVAVLIPHRNREKHLLYLLYHLHPFLQRQQLHYAIYVIHQAGNAMFNRAKLLNVGYLEALKDYSWDCFIFHDVDLLPENDHNLYMCEHYPKHLVVGRNVTGYKLRYKGYFGGVTAMRKEQFLKVNGFSNNYWGWGGEDDDLRVRVELQRMKILRPPPRVARYTMIFHKRDNGNEVNKDRMRLLGQTRKVWKNDGLNTCSYETLSVERAALYVNVTVDVGLPGS, encoded by the exons aTGGCCATGGGCACTTGTCCAGCTGTCTGTAAGTTCAGTCGAAAGGGCAAATATTTCCTCATTCTGCTGCTGTCTTTCTTTGTTCTGGCCTGGATCGCGAATGTTGCCAGTGACTTTGTGCGCGATGCTCCAAGCGCTCTGTGGCCCCTCGTCCTGGAGCAGCCCGAGGAAGGAGAATCGCACCAACCTGCTCATTCACACGTCCTGTCCTCAGCCACTCGTCAGTGCTCCCTGCCCTCTCCACTTCTCA TGggatcgctgccgctgtccTTCCCGTCCTCCCTGACCCTGAAGGACGTGGAGACAAAGAACAGCAAGGTGGCCGAGGGTAAATTTGAGCCGGAGGAGTGCCGAGCCAGGCAGAGCGTCGCTGTCCTCATTCCTCACCGCAACCGCGAGAAGCACCTTCTATACCTGCTGTACCATCTGCACCCGTTtctgcagaggcagcagctgcactACGCCATCTACGTGATCCATCAG GCTGGAAATGCCATGTTCAACCGAGCCAAGCTGCTGAACGTCGGCTACCTGGAAGCTTTGAAGGATTACAGCTgggattgttttatttttcacgaTGTGGACCTCTTGCCTGAGAATGACCACAACCTCTACATGTGTGAGCACTATCCCAAACATCTCGTGGTTGGCAGGAACGTGACCGGCTATAA ATTGCGGTACAAAGGATATTTTGGAGGGGTGACAGCAATGAGGAAGGAGCAGTTCCTTAAAGTGAACGGGTTTTCCAACAATTACTGGGGATGGGGTGGAGAGGACGACGATCTTCGCGTTCG GGTGGAACTTCAGCGCATGAAGATTTTGCGTCCACCTCCAAGAGTGGCTCGATACACAATGATCTTCCACAAGAGAGACAATGGAAATGAAGTTAATAAAGACAG gatGCGTCTGCTGGGACAGACGCGAAAAGTGTGGAAGAATGACGGACTGAACACCTGCTCTTACGAGACTCTGTCGGTTGAGCGCGCTGCACTTTACGTAAACGTTACGGTGGACGTTGGTTTGCCCGGCTCCTGA
- the eif4e1b gene encoding eukaryotic translation initiation factor 4E-1B isoform X2, whose product MCSKEVRGDPKTAKASKARPGTTLIGRHLKHPLQNRWALWFYKNDKSKVWQDNLKIITKFDTVEDFWALYNNIRPASKLSSGCDYAVFKDGIEPMWEDRRNKCGGRWLITLSKQQRHTELDHFWLETLLCIIGEVFGAFSRDVCGAVVNIRAKGDKIAMWTTNTENKEAVTFIGRKYKEGVGLPTKLVIGYQAHADTATKSNSIIKNKFIV is encoded by the exons atGTGCTCGAAAGAGGTCCGAGGCGATCCGAAGACGGCCAAGGCAAGCAAGGCTCGGCCGGGGACCACTCTTATAGGAAGACACCTGAAGCACCCCTTGCAGAACAG GTGGGCCCTCTGGTTCTACAAGAATGACAAAAGCAAAGTGTGGCAGGACAACTTAAAGATCATCACAAAGTTTGACACGGTTGAAGACTTCTGGGC attGTACAACAACATTCGGCCGGCGAGCAAGCTTTCGTCTGGCTGTGATTATGCTGTCTTTAag GATGGGATTGAGCCCATGTGGGAAGACAGACGGAACAAGTGTGGCGGACGCTGGCTCATTACTCTGTCCAAGCAACAGAGGCACACGGAGCTCGATCACTTCTGGCTTGAGACG CTCCTCTGTATTATTGGAGAGGTCTTTGGCGCTTTCAGCAGGGATGTGTGTGGAGCTGTGGTTAATATCCGTGCAAAAGGTGATAAAATTGCCATGTGGACCACAAACACTGAGAACAAGGAGGCTGTCACTTTTATCGG GCGCAAGTACAAGGAAGGTGTTGGGCTGCCAACGAAACTTGTGATTGGCTATCAAGCTCATGCTGACACAGCGACTAAGAGCAACTCCATAATCAAGAATAAGTTTATTGTATAA
- the LOC108924702 gene encoding gap junction delta-2 protein-like has protein sequence MGEWTILERLLEAAVQQHSTMIGRILLTVVVIFRILIVGIVGEKVYEDEQTMFICNTMQPGCNQACYDKAFPISHIRYWVFQIILVCTPSLCFITYSVHQSAKQRDRSYSFLHPYMEHVHGRGESTRKLRNINGILVQNPEGGKDEHNCMEMKEIPNAPRGLTHSKSAKVRRQEGISRFYVIQVVFRNALEIGFLAGQYFLYGFNVPGMFECDRYPCVKEVECYVSRPTEKTVFLVFMFAVSGICVLLNLAELNHLGWRKIKIAIRGVQARRKSICEVRKKDVSHLSPAPNLGRTQSSESAYV, from the exons ATGGGGGAATGGACCATCCTGGAGCGGCTGCTGGAGGCGGCCGTCCAGCAGCACTCGACCATGATCGGCCG GATTCTCCTGACAGTGGTGGTCATCTTCCGAATCCTGATTGTGGGCATTGTAGGCGAGAAGGTGTACGAGGACGAGCAGACCATGTTCATCTGCAACACCATGCAGCCGGGCTGCAACCAGGCGTGTTACGATAAGGCCTTCCCCATCTCACACATCCGCTACTGGGTGTTTCAGATCATCCTGGTGTGCACGCCCAGCCTCTGCTTCATCACCTACTCTGTCCACCAGTCGGCTAAGCAGCGAGACCGCAGCTACTCTTTCTTGCACCCATACATGGAGCACGTTCACGGGCGTGGCGAAAGCACCCGAAAGCTCCGCAACATCAACGGGATCCTCGTCCAGAACCCCGAGGGGGGCAAGGACGAACACAACTGCATGGAGATGAAAGAGATTCCCAATGCCCCCCGGGGGCTGACGCATTCCAAAAGCGCTAAGGTGCGACGACAGGAAGGCATTTCTCGATTTTACGTTATTCAAGTGGTCTTCCGTAATGCCCTGGAGATAGGCTTCCTGGCTGGCCAGTACTTCCTGTATGGTTTCAATGTTCCCGGCATGTTTGAGTGCGACCGCTATCCCTGCGTCAAGGAAGTTGAGTGTTATGTTTCCCGGCCCACGGAGAAGACCGTCTTCCTCGTTTTCATGTTCGCAGTCAGCGGTATCTGCGTGCTGCTCAACCTAGCTGAGCTCAACCACCTCGGGTGGCGCAAGATAAAGATAGCTATCCGCGGGGTGCAGGCCCGACGCAAGTCCATCTGCGAGGTGCGCAAAAAGGATGTGTCTCACCTGTCGCCTGCACCCAATCTGGGCCGGACCCAGTCTAGCGAATCTGCGTATGTTTGA
- the eif4e1b gene encoding eukaryotic translation initiation factor 4E-1B isoform X1, whose translation MSRPVVNGMCSKEVRGDPKTAKASKARPGTTLIGRHLKHPLQNRWALWFYKNDKSKVWQDNLKIITKFDTVEDFWALYNNIRPASKLSSGCDYAVFKDGIEPMWEDRRNKCGGRWLITLSKQQRHTELDHFWLETLLCIIGEVFGAFSRDVCGAVVNIRAKGDKIAMWTTNTENKEAVTFIGRKYKEGVGLPTKLVIGYQAHADTATKSNSIIKNKFIV comes from the exons ATGTCGAGGCCAGTAGTCAATGGA atGTGCTCGAAAGAGGTCCGAGGCGATCCGAAGACGGCCAAGGCAAGCAAGGCTCGGCCGGGGACCACTCTTATAGGAAGACACCTGAAGCACCCCTTGCAGAACAG GTGGGCCCTCTGGTTCTACAAGAATGACAAAAGCAAAGTGTGGCAGGACAACTTAAAGATCATCACAAAGTTTGACACGGTTGAAGACTTCTGGGC attGTACAACAACATTCGGCCGGCGAGCAAGCTTTCGTCTGGCTGTGATTATGCTGTCTTTAag GATGGGATTGAGCCCATGTGGGAAGACAGACGGAACAAGTGTGGCGGACGCTGGCTCATTACTCTGTCCAAGCAACAGAGGCACACGGAGCTCGATCACTTCTGGCTTGAGACG CTCCTCTGTATTATTGGAGAGGTCTTTGGCGCTTTCAGCAGGGATGTGTGTGGAGCTGTGGTTAATATCCGTGCAAAAGGTGATAAAATTGCCATGTGGACCACAAACACTGAGAACAAGGAGGCTGTCACTTTTATCGG GCGCAAGTACAAGGAAGGTGTTGGGCTGCCAACGAAACTTGTGATTGGCTATCAAGCTCATGCTGACACAGCGACTAAGAGCAACTCCATAATCAAGAATAAGTTTATTGTATAA
- the LOC108924782 gene encoding uroplakin-1b-like has translation MAFYSSSGHRCLQSLLTWANFVLVCCGIALMAMCIYFIYDHEGVYVLVDATGSESVWRAAWIGLFTGFAFICVPVFGMYAIMKSSKKLIFAYFILMLIVFAFEMASAITAATHKDWFSPNLFLKEMLQYYNKPLPGVVPSNQDEIYKIKGVTAAWNRIMIEKKCCGVNGPQDWVTFDSYFRQQNIDADYPWPRQCCQQDAMGAFSSLDGCKIGLNPYLSNTGCYPYIGDYLRTFGLAVSWFGFSILCWTFLVLLGMMAFYILLDY, from the exons ATGGCTTTTTATTCCAGTTCAGGACACCGTTGCCTTCAGAGCCTTCTAACTTGGGCAAATTTTGTCCTTGTG TGCTGCGGCATTGCTCTGATGGCCATGTGCATCTACTTCATTTATGACCACGAGGGTGTGTACGTGCTGGTTGACGCAACGGGCAGCGAGAGCGTGTGGAGGGCAGCTTGGATCGGCCTCTTCACAGGGTTCGCCTTCATCTGCGTGCCTGTGTTTGGAATGTACGCCATCATGAAGTCCAGCAAAAAACTCATATTTGCG TATTTCATACTGATGTTGATTGTCTTTGCGTTTGAAATGGCGTCTGCTATAACAGCTGCAACACACAAAGACTGG ttttcaCCAAACCTTTTCCTCAAGGAGATGCTACAGTACTACAATAAGCCTCTTCCAGGGGTCGTGCCCAGCAACCAGGATGAGATTTACAAAATAAAGGGAGTAACAGCTGCTTGGAATCGAATCATGATTGAG AAAAAATGCTGTGGAGTAAATGGACCCCAAGACTGGGTGACTTTTGACTCCTACTTCAGGCAACAAAACATTGATGCGGACTATCCCTGGCCCAGGCAGTGCTGCCAGCAGGACGCCATGGGCGCTTTCAGCAGCTTGGACGGCTGTAAGATCGGCCTAAATCCCTACTTGTCTAATACG GGCTGTTATCCTTACATTGGTGATTATTTGCGCACATTTGGTCTGGCCGTCTCCTGGTTTGGATTTTCCATCTTGTGTTGGACT TTCTTGGTATTGCTTGGTATGATGGCATTCTACATTTTACTCGATTACTGA